From a region of the Rhipicephalus microplus isolate Deutch F79 chromosome X, USDA_Rmic, whole genome shotgun sequence genome:
- the LOC142776232 gene encoding sterile alpha motif domain-containing protein 3-like, which produces MEPPEFQYLVSFQGRKKIISARGPTEADILEALKTTDFGHSLQACRIEVYNVRHDEFVDPPAGHVFSEKDKIRLVCSENFLMSCSTTDKVTAVHEGSLPKTLESNEQSPSQQLACCENDYRLPPVPLDIKDAIERTQPGKVSSHTKSRIVGWIANHLMTITVYPGSLYEAAAKSLVLEYPVLRDTIGTGWDSWKVSLKYKFAYMRKSLCTVPAVQAARAAYGKRKDLEESTNTKRHCHVIVDLSQHVASQHDEATINSHIDYMVKEIKRPIPDMQKLGDSMEQTRPSRQKWMKEMRPSTADVVLKYPALAKAEMLHEEFIALTGVNLEKKVLEFINRYGDRCFELAKCRRCAKEAVKAIEEEVEALDGDEKKYRFAVGIVELLPMLLKEQPRFLQGPDTYPALSLKGKNASEATNIVASFEGLSVEVLDVIAGMTALMEIYWIFDVKYSGANKKTFTLLEHFCGLPTSAKQMPLVIRQISSLEKAT; this is translated from the exons ATGGAGCCGCCGGAATTCCAATATTTGGTGTCATTTCAAGGCCGCAAGAAGATTATTTCTGCTCGTGGACCGACGGAGGCGGACATTTTGGAAGCCTTGAAGACGACAGACTTTGGCCATTCTTTGCAAGCATGCCGGATTGAG GTATACAACGTCCGACATGATGAATTTGTGGACCCACCAGCTGGCCATGTCTTCTCTGAGAAAGATAAAATCAGGCTTGTGTGCAGTGAAAACTTCTTAATGAGCTGCAG CACAACTGACAAAGTGACAGCAGTGCATGAAGGTAGCCTGCCCAAGACCCTTGAAAGTAATGagcagtcacctagtcagcagcttgCCTGCTGTGAAAATGATTATAGGCTACCACCTGTGCCCTTAGATATTAAGGATGCGATTGAAAGGACACAACCAGGAAAAGTGTCCAGTCACACTAAATCCCGCATTGTAGGGTGGATTGCAAATCATCTCATGACTATAACAGT CTATCCAGGAAGCCTCTACGAAGCAGCTGCAAAATCTCTCGTGTTGGAATATCCAGTGCTAAGGGACACTATTGGCACAGGCTGG GACTCATGGAAAGTCTCCTTGAAATACAAATTCGCATATATGAGGAAGTCTCTGTGCACAGTTCCAGCTGTTCAAGCAGCGAGAGCAGCTTACGGAAAACGCAAAGACTTAGAAGAAAGCACCAATACTAAGCGGCACTGCCATGTG aTTGTAGATCTCTCCCAACATGTCGCTTCTCAGCATGATGAGGCTACAATTAATAGCCATATTGACTACATGGTGAAAGAAATCAAGCGGCCTATTCCTGACATGCAAAAACTCGGTGATTCTATGGAGCAGACAAGACCATCTAGACAGAAGTGGATGAAGGAAATGAGGCCATCAACAGCAGATGTGGTGCTGAAATACCCTGCTTTGGCAAAGGCTGAAATG CTTCATGAGGAGTTCATTGCTCTCACTGGCGTTAACTTAGAAAAAAAGGTCCTGGAATTTATAAACCGGTATGGAGACCGGTGTTTTGAGCTTGCGAAGTGTCGTCGTTGCGCGAAGGAAGCTGTGAAAGCAATTGAAGAAGAAGTCGAGGCACTGGATGGTGACGAAAAGAAAT ATCGCTTTGCCGTTGGCATTGTCGAGTTGCTGCCCATGCTCCTAAAGGAGCAGCCGCGATTTCTGCAGGGACCG GACACCTACCCTGCCCTTTCGCTGAAGGGCAAAAATGCCTCTGAAGCTACAAACATAGTTGCGAGCTTTGAAGGGCTTAGTGTAGAGGTGCTTGATGTAATTGCAGGTATGACGGCGCTTATGGAAATATACTGGATATTCGATGTCAAGTACAGTGGCGCcaacaaaaaaacattcactCTACTTGAACATTTCTGTGGCTTGCCGACAAGTGCAAAGCAGATGCCGCTAGTCATACGGCAAATATCATCGCTTGAAAAGGCAACTTAA
- the LOC142776233 gene encoding uncharacterized protein LOC142776233, translating into MEPPEFQYLVSFQGRKKIISARGPTEADILEALKTTDFGHSLQACRIEVYNVRHDEFVDPPAGHVFSEKDKIRLVCSENFLMSCSTTDKVTAVHEGSLPKTLESNEQSPSQQLACCENDYRLPPVPLDIKDAIERTQPGKVSSHTKSRIVGWIANHLMTITVYPGSLYEAAAKSLVLEYPVLRDTIGTGWDSWKVSLKYKFAYMRKSLCTVPAVQAARAAYGKRKDLEESTNTKRHCHVVSETSNGLVHRTQL; encoded by the exons ATGGAGCCGCCGGAATTCCAATATTTGGTGTCATTTCAAGGCCGCAAGAAGATTATTTCTGCTCGTGGACCGACGGAGGCGGACATTTTGGAAGCCTTGAAGACGACAGACTTTGGCCATTCTTTGCAAGCATGCCGGATTGAG GTATACAACGTCCGACATGATGAATTTGTGGACCCACCAGCTGGCCATGTCTTCTCTGAGAAAGATAAAATCAGGCTTGTGTGCAGTGAAAACTTCTTAATGAGCTGCAG CACAACTGACAAAGTGACAGCAGTGCATGAAGGTAGCCTGCCCAAGACCCTTGAAAGTAATGagcagtcacctagtcagcagcttgCCTGCTGTGAAAATGATTATAGGCTACCACCTGTGCCCTTAGATATTAAGGATGCGATTGAAAGGACACAACCAGGAAAAGTGTCCAGTCACACTAAATCCCGCATTGTAGGGTGGATTGCAAATCATCTCATGACTATAACAGT CTATCCAGGAAGCCTCTACGAAGCAGCTGCAAAATCTCTCGTGTTGGAATATCCAGTGCTAAGGGACACTATTGGCACAGGCTGG GACTCATGGAAAGTCTCCTTGAAATACAAATTCGCATATATGAGGAAGTCTCTGTGCACAGTTCCAGCTGTTCAAGCAGCGAGAGCAGCTTACGGAAAACGCAAAGACTTAGAAGAAAGCACCAATACTAAGCGGCACTGCCATGTGGTAAGTGAAACGTCAAATGGACTGGTACATAGAACTCAACTATGA